One Ricinus communis isolate WT05 ecotype wild-type chromosome 1, ASM1957865v1, whole genome shotgun sequence DNA window includes the following coding sequences:
- the LOC8287883 gene encoding scarecrow-like protein 33, which yields MMDPKYTGFSDYTTGSISDEHTIFPNSDQFPDIENKFKLDSPSFDLNFMNVPFDPPDSGSNDLGLSFALSPGGESFVPGFSPGGESFGPSPGWSPEGDSSSPSDDSDSSDPVLKYISQMLMEENMEDKPPMYYDPLDLKATEKSLYDVLGEQDPSSLESPQPYISYESPDGNHSGNGSDHGGNTSTSTSTSTSTSTSTSTSTSIGTGASTSTTFATNDFVDPQWVFDVEESNPVLLQTPFPNDYNFKSNSHSTSHFLANPSNCLPNIGDGIMGSSPSEMVQNMFSDTDSVLQFKRGLEEASKFLPRASQLVIDLESNSFANGQKEEAPVLVMKEEKAKRPSSPDESRGRKNHNREDSDLEQGRSSKQSAVYVEESEISEVFDKVLLWPGLKGTQWCCGPEVNQDAASKIPQANIQSNGSNGGKTRSKKQSKKKETVDLRSLLILCAQAVSGNDFRTANELVKQIRQHSSPLGDGSQRLAHCFANGLEARLAGSVTGMQSFYTSLASRRRTAADILRAYKTHLHACPFKKLSILFANKMIMHAAEKATTLHIVDFGVSYGFQWPILIQLLSMRDGGPPKLRITGIELPQQGFRPAERIEETGRRLARYCERFNVPFEYNSIAAQNWENIRIEELKINSNEVLAVNCLARFKNLLDEIVEVDCPRNAVLDLIRKIKPNIYVHCIINGSYNAPFFVTRFREALFHFSSLFDMFDSTLSREDQGRMMLENEIYGREAMNVVACEGTERVERPETYKQWQVRITRAGFKQLPLEQEVMEKCRHKLKTWYHKDFVIDEDNNWMLQGWKGRIIYASSCWVPA from the coding sequence ATGATGGATCCTAAATACACAGGATTCTCTGATTATACAACTGGTTCCATAAGTGATGAGCATACCATATTTCCAAACTCTGATCAATTCCCagatattgaaaataaatttaaattggaCAGTCCTTCCTTTGATCTCAACTTCATGAATGTTCCTTTTGATCCACCTGATTCAGGTTCAAATGATTTGGGTTTATCCTTTGCACTTAGTCCAGGGGGAGAATCATTTGTCCCAGGGTTCAGTCCAGGTGGAGAATCCTTTGGCCCTTCACCCGGCTGGAGTCCAGAGGGAGATTCCTCCTCCCCCTCTGATGATAGTGATTCTTCAGATCCAGTTCTCAAGTACATAAGCCAGATGCTTATGGAAGAGAACATGGAAGATAAGCCCCCTATGTATTATGACCCCTTGGATCTAAAAGCTACTGAGAAGTCATTGTATGATGTGCTTGGTGAGCAAGATCCTTCGTCACTTGAATCACCCCAGCCTTATATCAGCTATGAGAGCCCTGATGGTAATCATTCAGGAAATGGTAGTGATCATGGTGGTAATACTAGTACTAGTACCAGTACCAGTACTAGTACTAGTACTAGCACTAGCACTAGCACTAGCATTGGCACTGGCGCTAGCACTAGCACTACATTTGCCACCAATGATTTTGTTGATCCTCAGTGGGTTTTTGATGTTGAAGAGTCGAATCCAGTTTTGTTACAGACCCCTTTTCCCAATGACTACAATTTCAAGTCCAATTCCCATTCCACTTCGCATTTTTTGGCAAATCCTTCAAATTGTCTGCCTAATATTGGCGATGGGATCATGGGTTCTTCTCCGAGCGAGATGGTGCAGAACATGTTCAGTGATACGGATTCTGTGTTGCAGTTTAAGAGAGGGTTAGAGGAAGCTAGTAAATTCCTTCCTAGAGCTAGTCAACTAGTTATTGATTTAGAGAGCAACTCGTTTGCCAATGGGCAAAAGGAGGAGGCTCCAGTGTTGGTTATGAAGGAGGAAAAAGCTAAGAGGCCTAGCTCACCTGATGAGTCAAGGGGTAGGAAGAATCACAATCGAGAGGATTCAGATTTAGAACAAGGGAGGAGCAGCAAGCAGTCGGCAGTGTATGTGGAAGAGAGTGAAATTTCAGAAGTATTTGATAAGGTATTGCTTTGGCCTGGTTTGAAGGGTACACAATGGTGCTGTGGCCCTGAAGTCAATCAGGATGCAGCAAGCAAGATCCCACAGGCAAATATACAATCAAATGGATCAAATGGTGGAAAGACTCGTTCTAAGAAACAGAGCAAGAAGAAGGAAACAGTGGATTTAAGGAGTCTTCTGATTCTTTGTGCGCAAGCTGTCTCTGGAAATGATTTTAGGACTGCTAATGAGCTAGTGAAGCAGATTAGGCAGCACTCTTCCCCTTTAGGTGATGGGTCTCAGAGATTGGCTCATTGCTTTGCTAATGGTCTCGAGGCACGTTTGGCTGGCAGTGTCACTGGAATGCAAAGCTTTTATACTTCTCTTGCTTCAAGGAGGAGGACTGCTGCTGATATATTGAGAGCTTACAAAACTCATCTTCATGCTTGCCCATTTAAGAAGCTCTCAATTCTCTTTGCAAACAAAATGATTATGCATGCAGCTGAAAAGGCAACAACTCTTCATATTGTAGATTTTGGTGTCTCGTATGGTTTCCAATGGCCAATACTTATCCAGCTTCTCTCTATGCGGGATGGTGGGCCTCCCAAGCTACGCATTACAGGGATAGAACTACCCCAACAAGGCTTCAGGCCAGCAGAAAGAATTGAGGAGACAGGACGTCGCTTGGCAAGGTATTGTGAGCGCTTTAATGTTCCATTTGAGTACAATTCTATTGCTGCTCAGAACTGGGAAAACATACGAATTGAGGAGCTCAAGATTAATAGCAATGAGGTGCTTGCTGTGAATTGTTTGGCTCGGTTTAAGAACCTACTTGATGAGATAGTTGAAGTGGACTGCCCAAGGAACGCTGTTCTTGACTTAATTAGGAAGATAAAACCCAATATTTATGTCCATTGTATCATTAATGGATCCTACAATGCTCCATTCTTTGTCACAAGGTTCAGGGAGGCACTTTTCCACTTCTCTTCACTGTTTGATATGTTTGATTCTACTTTATCTCGTGAAGATCAAGGCAGGATGATGTTAGAGAATGAGATCTATGGGCGAGAGGCCATGAATGTTGTAGCATGTGAAGGCACGGAGAGGGTTGAGAGGCCCGAAACATACAAGCAGTGGCAGGTTCGCATTACAAGGGCAGGGTTCAAGCAGCTCCCATTGGAACAGGAGGTTATGGAAAAATGTAGGCATAAGTTGAAAACATGGTACCACAAGGATTTTGTCATTGATGAAGACAACAACTGGATGTTGCAGGGATGGAAGGGTCGAATTATATATGCTTCCTCCTGTTGGGTGCCTGCATAG
- the LOC8287884 gene encoding scarecrow-like protein 14 yields MGTDAGFAEFSGLKFEDEIDFPDLHQYPTFTNGYKSNDPTFDIDFNFVDTSLVLLDSDPSRSAPSSVATMEGDSPSDDSDFSETVLNYISQMLMEEDMEQKPCMFHDPLALQAAERSLYDVLGEKYPSSPNQSSSFGDQFLVDSPDDGLSSRLSDYSSNSSSGSNTSSSAEQQWINGEFGECKPAFLQTPLPTNFVFQSSANSSSQQPLKLKNGLANNAHDVMGSFESKIVVPNFFSERELALQFQRGVEEANRFLPKENQLVIDLETNASIPEMKEKNTKVVVKEENEETEYSPISVKGRKNREREDDDFDEERSNKQSAVYVDETELAEMFDKVLVCTGGGCRPPGCILSDSSQSGSNKALQQNGQTNGSNGGKARAKRQGNKKEVVDLRTLLILCAQAVSSDDRRTANEILKQIRQHSSPFGDGSQRLAHCFANGLEARLAGTGAQIYTALSSEKLSAADMLKAYLAYISACPFNKIAIIFANHNILAVSKNASTLHIIDFGILYGFQWPALIYRLSKREGGPPKLRITGIELPQSGFRPGERVQETGRRLAKYCELHKVPFEYNAIAKKWETIQIDDLKLNHGEVVAVNCLFRSKNLLDETVVVNSPRNAVLNLIRKMSPDIFIHAIVNGSYSAPFFVTRFRESLFHFSALFDMFDTNMSREDQMRLKFEKEFYGREALNVIACEGSERVERPETYKQWQVRSLRAGLKQLPLEPQLLKKLKCRVKEGYHNDFVVDQDGQWMLQGWKGRIIYASSAWVPA; encoded by the coding sequence ATGGGAACAGATGCTGGTTTTGCTGAGTTCTCTGGTTTGAAATTTGAGGATGAGATTGATTTCCCTGATTTACATCAGTATCCAACTTTTACAAATGGATACAAATCCAATGACCCCACTTTTGATATAGACTTCAATTTTGTAGACACTTCACTTGTTTTGCTCGACTCAGATCCTAGTAGGTCTGCTCCTTCCTCTGTTGCGACCATGGAAGGAGACTCTCCTTCTGATGATAGTGACTTCTCAGAGACTGTCCTCAACTACATAAGCCAGATGCTTATGGAGGAGGACATGGAACAGAAGCCATGTATGTTCCATGACCCATTGGCTCTTCAAGCTGCAGAGAGATCACTTTATGATGTTCTTGGTGAGAAGTACCCATCCTCGCCCAATCAATCCTCTTCTTTTGGTGATCAGTTTTTGGTTGATAGCCCAGATGATGGGCTGTCGAGTAGGCTTAGTGATTATAGCAGCAATAGTAGTTCTGGTTCTAATACCAGCAGTTCAGCTGAACAACAATGGATTAATGGTGAATTTGGGGAATGCAAACCAGCGTTTTTGCAAACACCTCTTCCTACTAATTTCGTTTTCCAGTCATCTGCAAACTCTAGTTCACAACAGCcgctcaaattgaaaaatgggTTAGCAAATAATGCTCATGATGTAATGGGGTCCTTTGAGAGTAAGATTGTGGTGCCAAATTTTTTTAGTGAGAGAGAATTAGCATTGCAGTTCCAGAGAGGTGTAGAGGAAGCTAATAGGTTCCTTCCTAAGGAAAATCAATTGGTTATTGATTTGGAGACAAATGCATCAATACCAGAGATGAAGGAAAAGAATACAAAGGTGGTTGTGAAGGAAGAGAATGAAGAGACAGAATATTCTCCCATTTCAGTTAAAGGGAGGAAGAATCGTGAACGGGAGGAtgatgattttgatgaagaaaGGAGTAACAAACAATCCGCAGTTTATGTAGATGAAACTGAGCTTGCAGAGATGTTTGATAAGGTGTTAGTGTGTACAGGGGGAGGATGCAGACCCCCTGGGTGTATACTCAGTGACTCTTCGCAGAGTGGATCAAACAAGGCACTACAGCAGAACGGACAAACAAATGGATCTAATGGTGGCAAGGCTCGAGCTAAGAGACAAGGTAATAAGAAGGAAGTGGTTGATTTAAGGACCCTTCTGATTCTATGTGCACAAGCTGTCTCCAGTGATGACCGCAGGACTGCAAATGAAATACTCAAGCAAATCAGGCAGCACTCTTCACCTTTTGGTGATGGATCCCAGAGATTGGCTCATTGCTTTGCCAATGGTCTTGAAGCACGTTTGGCTGGAACAGGAGCCCAAATCTATACTGCTTTGTCTTCTGAAAAATTATCAGCTGCGGATATGTTGAAAGCTTATCTTGCTTATATTTCGGCCTGTCCATTTAACAAGATAGCAATCATTTTTGCAAACCATAACATCTTGGCTGTTTCTAAGAATGCATCAACACTTCATATAATAGACTTCGGTATATTATATGGTTTCCAGTGGCCTGCTCTGATTTATCGCCTATCAAAAAGAGAGGGCGGGCCTCCCAAGCTGCGTATTACAGGGATTGAGCTACCCCAAAGTGGTTTCCGACCGGGAGAGAGAGTTCAGGAAACAGGTCGGCGCTTGGCAAAATATTGTGAGCTCCATAAAGTTCCATTCGAGTACAATGCCATAGCAAAAAAATGGGAAACTATCCAAATTGATGACCTCAAGCTTAATCATGGTGAGGTTGTCGCTGTGAATTGTTTGTTCCGGTCTAAGAATCTACTTGATGAGACAGTTGTGGTCAACAGTCCCAGGAATGCTGTATTAAACTTAATCAGGAAGATGAGTCCAGATATATTTATCCATGCCATTGTTAATGGCTCATATAGTGCCCCATTTTTTGTCACAAGGTTCCGTGAgtctctttttcatttctctgCATTGTTTGATATGTTTGATACTAATATGTCTCGAGAAGATCAGATGAGGTTGAAGTTTGAGAAAGAGTTTTACGGTCGGGAGGCTTTGAATGTCATAGCATGTGAAGGCTCAGAAAGGGTTGAGAGACCTGAGACGTATAAGCAATGGCAGGTTCGAAGCTTGAGAGCTGGATTAAAGCAGCTTCCTTTGGAACCTCAACTGCTGAAGAAATTGAAGTGTAGGGTCAAGGAAGGGTACCATAATGATTTTGTGGTAGATCAAGATGGTCAATGGATGCTGCAGGGATGGAAGGGACGGATTATTTATGCATCCTCTGCCTGGGTTCCTGCATAG